The following are from one region of the Rhodopirellula sp. P2 genome:
- a CDS encoding O-antigen ligase family protein — translation MCLAADFGGILHWSQYVAAAGILLAMVLSLIGLTDSTASSGLRQHKLLLPLGLLVLLAWMQALPLPSGLIGLLSPGSNAAYSTWLEGLVPASEQPSIHSVSVSPFDTRHVALLLTFLLPLAFAASIVFHARNRLTMLLSAIAITGASVAIIGFYRKLDPTADLWFFTSKSNGFAGFVNRNNAALMLNFGMAASLGLLSWRMMALHHIELDDPDFEFNDLLALISDRESLIGLLSSITCVAGLLLNGSRGGVVAALFGLVCAFGYVRPRRGLIGLPILAVVIGISVAILTVPMQLNLETISRLELISADADTLQKDGRLLHWQDGWKAAMAYLPMGSGISTYGYSYLPYQSQSPGSWFEHADNLWLEMLVETGLPGVVIAVLFFTILLSSLRRLSTSADPIDQGVRVAAWYAIAAVMVSQFFDFGLIVPANLFVALILATAVVSRQVASGGLQAPTLEDEDDPYEAMAMADPEYAMAMAAAEQEAETATESIDADQSAAKNASTRGNKIKLQSTSQFGRLTSSVSVGVFAVVIFLLSAFAIPGLKSDAESESLVRRIQSEYAGMKFRPEVLEQVESLLTEDLNNNPIPETRTLLAATQRDRGRLAETLEWRPVSIEQAGEIYAKTNLNERGLKYPPPLAAMTRDRLKSILHYEDAWNTSIAGIATCPLGQASRATLVQLQSVLEPQPETSVAVKHLAKFYSTEPIRLMRLAKRAFMIGDFDSANTTFHDSIALRPNLTSQLMPLFRVNQDTLPLQKVIPNESRAIELAAADVLLWDTPDNDFLRHAATSIDCGRASNLAARAKCQALLSRIHFALDDIENATQTGEEAIRLMPDEPRYRVQLIEQFLITGNRTDALRHARLGREAIPKDKRFQQFVDRIAEAERNELLEPTLPQDTNAPSIESILD, via the coding sequence ATGTGTTTGGCGGCGGACTTCGGCGGCATTTTGCATTGGAGTCAATACGTCGCCGCGGCCGGCATTTTGCTGGCCATGGTGTTGTCGCTGATTGGATTGACTGATTCGACCGCGTCCAGCGGTTTGCGGCAGCACAAATTGTTGCTCCCACTTGGTTTGCTGGTGCTGCTGGCATGGATGCAGGCGTTGCCGTTGCCATCGGGATTGATTGGATTGCTCAGCCCGGGTTCCAACGCGGCGTACTCGACCTGGCTGGAAGGATTGGTGCCGGCGTCCGAGCAACCCTCGATTCATTCGGTTTCGGTGTCTCCGTTTGACACCCGACACGTCGCCTTGTTGCTGACGTTCTTACTGCCGCTTGCCTTTGCTGCTTCGATTGTCTTTCACGCTCGCAATCGCTTGACGATGTTGCTCAGCGCGATCGCGATCACGGGAGCCTCGGTGGCCATCATTGGGTTCTATCGCAAGCTCGATCCGACAGCAGACCTGTGGTTCTTCACCTCCAAATCCAACGGTTTCGCCGGTTTCGTCAATCGCAACAACGCGGCATTGATGCTCAACTTTGGAATGGCGGCCAGCCTCGGGTTACTGTCCTGGCGGATGATGGCGCTTCACCACATCGAACTGGACGATCCCGATTTTGAGTTCAATGATTTGCTGGCCCTGATTTCCGACCGCGAATCCTTGATCGGACTGCTTTCTTCGATCACCTGTGTCGCTGGGTTGCTGCTCAATGGATCACGAGGCGGAGTCGTTGCCGCCTTGTTTGGATTGGTCTGCGCGTTTGGCTATGTCCGCCCCCGCCGCGGTCTGATTGGACTGCCCATTTTGGCCGTGGTGATTGGCATCTCGGTCGCGATTCTGACCGTGCCAATGCAGTTGAACCTGGAAACCATCTCTCGCTTGGAACTGATTTCGGCTGACGCCGACACGCTTCAGAAAGATGGCCGCCTGCTGCACTGGCAAGACGGCTGGAAAGCGGCCATGGCGTACCTGCCAATGGGATCAGGAATCAGCACGTACGGCTACTCTTACCTGCCTTACCAATCGCAGAGTCCGGGATCGTGGTTTGAACACGCCGACAACTTGTGGTTGGAAATGTTGGTGGAAACCGGCTTGCCGGGCGTCGTGATCGCGGTGCTGTTCTTCACGATCCTGCTGAGCTCGCTGCGTCGCTTGTCGACGTCGGCTGACCCCATCGATCAAGGCGTACGGGTGGCCGCTTGGTATGCCATCGCCGCAGTGATGGTGTCTCAATTCTTTGACTTTGGATTGATTGTCCCGGCCAACCTGTTCGTGGCGTTGATCCTGGCAACCGCAGTTGTTTCCCGGCAAGTCGCCAGCGGCGGATTGCAAGCACCGACATTGGAGGATGAAGACGACCCTTACGAAGCGATGGCGATGGCCGACCCGGAGTATGCCATGGCAATGGCCGCCGCCGAACAGGAAGCCGAAACGGCTACCGAATCGATCGATGCAGATCAATCGGCCGCAAAGAATGCCTCCACACGAGGCAACAAGATCAAACTTCAGTCGACCTCCCAATTCGGGCGTTTGACGTCGTCCGTCAGTGTGGGCGTGTTCGCGGTGGTGATCTTCCTGCTGTCAGCGTTCGCGATCCCCGGTTTGAAAAGCGACGCGGAGTCGGAGTCATTGGTCCGCCGCATTCAAAGTGAATACGCGGGAATGAAATTCCGCCCCGAGGTCCTGGAACAAGTCGAATCGTTGCTGACCGAGGACCTGAACAACAATCCGATTCCCGAGACCCGCACGTTGTTGGCAGCGACCCAGCGCGACCGAGGCCGTTTGGCAGAAACATTGGAGTGGCGTCCAGTGTCGATTGAACAAGCCGGTGAGATCTACGCCAAAACCAATCTGAATGAACGCGGCCTGAAGTACCCGCCCCCGTTGGCCGCCATGACACGCGATCGACTGAAGAGCATCCTGCACTACGAAGACGCTTGGAACACGTCCATCGCTGGAATCGCGACCTGTCCGCTGGGGCAGGCTTCCCGCGCCACCCTGGTGCAATTGCAGTCCGTGTTGGAACCACAGCCAGAAACCAGCGTCGCGGTCAAACACCTCGCCAAATTCTATTCGACCGAACCCATTCGCCTGATGCGTTTGGCCAAGCGTGCTTTCATGATTGGGGATTTCGATTCAGCGAACACCACGTTCCACGACTCCATCGCACTGCGTCCCAATCTGACCTCGCAATTGATGCCCTTGTTCCGAGTCAATCAAGACACACTGCCACTTCAAAAAGTCATTCCCAACGAATCACGAGCGATCGAATTGGCGGCGGCGGATGTGTTGCTCTGGGACACACCCGACAATGATTTCCTTCGTCATGCGGCGACCTCCATCGATTGCGGACGAGCCTCCAACTTGGCCGCCCGGGCCAAGTGCCAAGCTCTCCTTTCCCGAATTCATTTCGCTTTGGATGACATTGAAAACGCCACCCAGACCGGCGAAGAAGCCATTCGGTTGATGCCCGATGAGCCCCGCTATCGCGTGCAGCTGATTGAACAATTTCTGATCACAGGCAATCGCACGGATGCACTTCGACACGCTCGACTCGGACGGGAAGCGATTCCCAAGGACAAACGGTTCCAACAGTTTGTTGATCGCATCGCGGAAGCCGAGCGGAACGAGTTGCTCGAACCCACCCTCCCGCAAGACACCAATGCGCCCAGCATCGAATCGATTTTGGACTGA
- a CDS encoding site-2 protease family protein yields the protein MQTAVSPSVEPTGSPASMTAPKVRLDSEMEFNVCDVAGVTVVRAAHAGTGKHFQFGAAEHHVAMLLDGQRSTTEIIAQAEQDGLDWSAEEIADFIAVLVAQKIAIAERTPANAPPSGNTPGTASHQHVEAAVPTEDASNASPQMESTGDPTPEPATDSKRNAWGPWLIGKLASCIAPLIKVCSWLISLRFPLINANAPASAALPLMRPLFSCRGVMIAGSFIGVSMVFALFQRKALTAELMRIFDSQMWIGMLVLWCVLKLIHELGHAVSARWHGVQVGKAGVMFFLFAPLAYVDVTNAWRLPNRQSRASIAMAGVYLELLVASVAYWVWCWHPTEFAAHVAAQIFFIAGPATLLVNANPLLRLDGYYVLSDWTDIPNLREQGRKLFGGWLQTKLFAMRGPSCKLSGWRRGFAACHAAASVVFQMVWMGGLIIVVSMWAGPVGLLVAMAAILLWVMLPSLQFAKKVWNYTDSSETFSKWSHRRRAIWTCVTFLFLGQFLVTLPSPLSRPVPVVVRFADDQILRSPISGFVDRVVMQSGETVMAGQVILELTDHELVAQRDATELDLEAEEIKWQRHEGLGELGLAEAARQKAESLRRSLEELNAQVDSLRVVAQRDGEILTTDMQDLKGAYVRAGEELVHVGVRQRMELLVSVGDSDLDAYRSTLQKEEPMQVLLRGGEIIEVYPRKLQPRASRQIPHPALAATVDGPLPVAPAKTRSESSDPYELLTPRFQSIVTLSPAVSHRVHAGETGRMALRDQRSLGRRFWEWLAQDAS from the coding sequence ATGCAAACCGCCGTTTCGCCGTCGGTTGAACCGACCGGTTCGCCGGCATCGATGACCGCGCCGAAAGTGCGTTTGGATTCGGAGATGGAATTCAACGTTTGTGATGTGGCGGGAGTCACTGTGGTTCGAGCCGCGCACGCGGGAACTGGGAAACACTTTCAGTTCGGTGCTGCGGAACACCATGTCGCCATGTTGTTGGACGGCCAACGTTCGACCACGGAGATCATTGCTCAAGCAGAACAGGACGGATTGGATTGGTCGGCCGAAGAGATCGCGGATTTCATCGCGGTTCTGGTGGCACAGAAAATCGCCATTGCAGAGCGAACGCCTGCGAACGCACCTCCGTCAGGCAACACACCTGGAACGGCATCCCATCAGCACGTCGAAGCAGCAGTGCCGACCGAGGACGCGAGCAACGCCAGCCCGCAGATGGAATCAACGGGGGACCCCACCCCGGAGCCCGCCACTGATTCCAAGCGAAACGCATGGGGACCCTGGCTCATCGGCAAGCTCGCGAGCTGCATCGCTCCGCTGATCAAGGTGTGTTCGTGGTTGATCAGTTTGCGGTTCCCGTTGATCAACGCCAACGCTCCGGCGAGCGCTGCCCTGCCTCTGATGCGGCCGTTGTTTTCCTGTCGCGGCGTGATGATCGCAGGTTCGTTCATCGGTGTCTCGATGGTCTTCGCGTTGTTTCAGCGAAAGGCACTGACTGCGGAATTGATGCGGATCTTTGATTCCCAGATGTGGATTGGGATGTTGGTGCTTTGGTGTGTGTTGAAGCTGATTCACGAGCTGGGACACGCCGTTTCCGCACGGTGGCACGGTGTGCAAGTTGGCAAGGCCGGCGTCATGTTCTTCTTGTTCGCACCGCTGGCTTATGTGGATGTCACCAATGCCTGGCGATTGCCCAATCGGCAATCTCGAGCCTCCATTGCGATGGCGGGGGTTTACCTGGAACTCTTGGTCGCTTCGGTTGCGTATTGGGTTTGGTGTTGGCATCCGACTGAGTTTGCGGCTCACGTTGCCGCTCAGATCTTCTTCATCGCGGGTCCCGCCACGTTGTTGGTCAATGCGAACCCGTTGTTGCGTTTGGATGGGTATTACGTGTTGTCGGATTGGACCGACATTCCCAATCTGCGCGAACAAGGTCGCAAGCTGTTTGGTGGTTGGTTGCAGACCAAACTGTTTGCGATGCGTGGGCCGAGTTGCAAACTGTCGGGATGGCGGCGCGGATTTGCGGCCTGTCACGCGGCGGCGTCCGTCGTGTTTCAAATGGTCTGGATGGGCGGTTTGATCATCGTGGTGTCCATGTGGGCTGGTCCGGTGGGGTTGTTGGTCGCGATGGCCGCGATCTTATTGTGGGTGATGCTGCCGTCGCTTCAATTTGCGAAGAAAGTGTGGAACTACACCGATTCGAGCGAGACGTTCTCGAAGTGGTCACACCGTCGGCGGGCAATCTGGACGTGCGTGACGTTCCTGTTCCTGGGGCAATTTCTGGTGACGTTGCCATCACCGCTGAGTCGTCCTGTTCCGGTGGTGGTTCGTTTTGCGGACGATCAGATCCTGCGATCCCCGATCAGCGGATTCGTCGATCGGGTCGTGATGCAATCGGGTGAAACCGTGATGGCTGGGCAAGTCATCTTGGAGCTGACCGATCATGAATTGGTTGCCCAACGCGATGCGACCGAGTTGGATTTGGAAGCGGAGGAGATCAAGTGGCAGCGCCACGAAGGTTTGGGAGAGCTGGGGTTGGCGGAAGCGGCACGACAAAAGGCCGAGAGTCTTCGGCGCAGTTTGGAAGAACTGAACGCACAAGTCGATTCGCTGCGTGTCGTCGCCCAACGGGACGGAGAGATTTTGACGACAGATATGCAGGATCTGAAAGGAGCCTATGTCCGAGCCGGTGAAGAATTGGTTCACGTTGGTGTGCGTCAACGGATGGAACTGTTGGTTTCGGTGGGCGATTCCGATTTGGATGCCTACCGATCAACGCTTCAGAAAGAAGAACCCATGCAGGTTCTACTGCGTGGCGGTGAGATCATTGAGGTGTATCCAAGAAAGTTGCAGCCACGTGCCAGTCGGCAAATCCCGCACCCCGCACTGGCAGCGACGGTCGACGGCCCCTTGCCGGTTGCACCCGCGAAGACCCGTTCGGAGTCCTCGGACCCATACGAATTGCTGACGCCAAGATTTCAGTCCATCGTGACGCTTTCCCCAGCGGTGAGCCACCGGGTCCACGCCGGTGAGACCGGCCGCATGGCGCTCCGAGATCAACGAAGTCTCGGGCGACGATTCTGGGAATGGCTGGCCCAAGACGCCTCTTGA
- a CDS encoding efflux RND transporter periplasmic adaptor subunit has protein sequence MVNLTSEPTSAAADWFQTDNSTNMAFSNAKSPPDSSDVSRTKMFQSMWHAWLTEMASTKDRVSAAELLVQRLTEVLPEHTIRLGWGTRSLHRLHDGRLGWLGADNSIRQRFDAQWLASTVEAESPATESMSRWDNGTLVIELVPDTVPMTQPDPKGQSDSVDIPRCRVWIRPPSADDFDAKTFQRMLSADVMGLFAAVFLSRPAKDHWGRLASKISKWWSRRGLIGIAFLVTLILTCIPMSYRTHANATVAAMGGRLIASPIDATLLTTMVRPGDRVRAGQTLLQLDGRPLRIELESMLAEIDEAQKDEDIALASGQIATAQLAGLRRKTLLRKAELLQDKLNKLDVVSPIDGIVIQGDLTRSLGTPLEIGQTLMEIAPEGNVEVELELPESEILFVEMNAPVELWFPALDGRAFDSRVRSVWPAATIRDDSNVFVAIAELPNSDAALRVGMRGEAVVIGPTYPWIWKWIRTPVKRLGWMIGW, from the coding sequence ATGGTGAATCTGACTTCCGAACCCACCTCCGCTGCAGCCGATTGGTTCCAAACGGACAACTCGACCAACATGGCGTTTTCCAACGCGAAGTCGCCTCCGGATTCATCCGACGTTTCGCGAACGAAGATGTTTCAGTCGATGTGGCATGCTTGGTTGACCGAGATGGCATCGACGAAAGACCGAGTTTCCGCGGCGGAGTTGCTGGTCCAGCGTTTGACCGAGGTCCTGCCGGAACACACCATTCGGTTGGGATGGGGAACACGCTCTCTGCATCGATTGCATGACGGACGATTGGGGTGGCTGGGCGCTGACAATTCGATTCGTCAACGCTTTGACGCCCAGTGGTTGGCGTCCACGGTCGAAGCGGAGTCGCCGGCGACCGAGAGCATGTCGCGGTGGGACAATGGGACCTTGGTGATTGAGTTGGTGCCTGACACCGTGCCCATGACGCAGCCCGACCCGAAGGGACAGAGCGACAGCGTGGACATTCCGCGTTGTCGAGTCTGGATTCGGCCTCCGAGTGCAGATGACTTTGACGCCAAAACCTTTCAACGCATGTTGTCCGCCGATGTGATGGGATTGTTCGCCGCTGTTTTTCTCAGTCGGCCCGCCAAAGATCATTGGGGACGTTTGGCCAGCAAAATCAGCAAGTGGTGGTCGAGACGCGGGCTGATCGGAATCGCGTTCTTGGTCACGTTGATCCTCACGTGCATCCCCATGTCGTATCGAACGCACGCGAACGCGACGGTGGCAGCGATGGGCGGACGACTGATTGCGTCGCCGATCGATGCCACTTTGTTGACGACCATGGTTCGTCCCGGTGACCGCGTCCGAGCGGGACAAACGTTGTTGCAGTTGGACGGGCGACCCTTGCGAATTGAACTGGAATCGATGTTGGCCGAAATCGATGAGGCTCAGAAGGACGAAGACATCGCGTTGGCGAGTGGGCAAATCGCAACCGCTCAGCTGGCCGGGCTTCGTCGAAAGACATTGTTGCGAAAGGCGGAGTTGTTGCAGGACAAGCTGAACAAGCTTGACGTGGTGTCACCGATTGATGGGATCGTCATCCAAGGTGACCTGACGCGGTCGTTGGGGACACCGCTGGAAATTGGTCAGACGCTGATGGAAATCGCTCCCGAAGGCAATGTTGAAGTGGAATTGGAATTGCCTGAGTCGGAGATTCTGTTTGTCGAAATGAACGCTCCGGTGGAGTTGTGGTTTCCCGCGTTGGACGGGCGAGCGTTCGACAGTCGCGTGCGTTCAGTATGGCCCGCCGCCACTATCCGTGACGATTCCAATGTGTTTGTCGCCATCGCGGAACTACCCAACAGCGACGCGGCATTGCGAGTCGGGATGCGAGGGGAAGCCGTCGTGATCGGACCGACTTACCCTTGGATTTGGAAATGGATTCGAACCCCTGTGAAACGACTGGGGTGGATGATCGGATGGTGA
- a CDS encoding efflux RND transporter periplasmic adaptor subunit: protein MMKRTSRTIIALAAFIALGLPSNLALGQKDSSSSRGVALYGDSAYEGFSQAIEDIYLGSEDLGRIVEIPVKVGQFVQANEVIARLDDEIERASMEIAKIQASMVGEIHAAQASLDLQTVRVEHLRRLLRDEMAGSDELRRAEMELNVAKARLLTATEQRSLRMAEANRLELQWKRRSIRAPFDGVIAEKKAGLGATITPSDPEIVRLVRTDILEGVFNVMADRALTMKIGMDTQVYFRAARKTVDGKIDTIGPSINSESGTIEIRVRIENPSGELRPGDRCTMRLLEPSSVDDTPESISKRRPSGVQRW from the coding sequence ATGATGAAACGAACATCACGGACGATCATCGCATTGGCTGCTTTCATTGCATTGGGGCTGCCGTCGAATCTTGCCTTGGGCCAAAAAGATTCCAGTTCTTCACGAGGTGTCGCGTTGTATGGCGACTCGGCTTATGAGGGCTTCTCTCAGGCAATCGAAGACATCTACCTCGGCAGCGAAGACCTGGGCCGCATCGTTGAAATTCCAGTGAAGGTCGGACAATTTGTCCAAGCCAATGAGGTGATCGCGCGGCTGGATGATGAGATCGAACGAGCGTCCATGGAGATTGCAAAAATACAAGCGTCGATGGTGGGCGAGATCCATGCCGCCCAAGCCTCGCTGGATCTGCAGACCGTGCGAGTCGAGCACTTGCGACGCTTGCTACGCGATGAAATGGCGGGATCCGATGAGCTCCGCCGAGCGGAGATGGAACTCAATGTTGCCAAGGCTCGTTTGTTGACCGCAACGGAACAAAGGTCGTTGCGAATGGCGGAAGCCAACCGTCTGGAGTTGCAGTGGAAACGACGTTCCATTCGGGCTCCTTTTGACGGTGTGATCGCCGAGAAGAAGGCTGGTTTGGGAGCCACGATCACACCTTCCGACCCCGAAATTGTGCGTCTGGTCCGCACCGATATTCTCGAGGGTGTCTTCAACGTGATGGCCGATCGGGCTTTGACAATGAAGATCGGGATGGACACCCAGGTGTACTTTCGTGCGGCTCGGAAAACGGTTGATGGCAAGATCGACACCATCGGCCCATCGATCAACAGTGAAAGCGGAACCATCGAAATTCGAGTGCGGATCGAGAATCCCTCTGGCGAACTTCGTCCTGGAGACCGCTGCACGATGCGGTTGTTGGAACCATCCAGCGTGGATGACACACCCGAATCGATTTCCAAGCGTCGACCATCGGGAGTTCAACGATGGTGA
- a CDS encoding TolC family protein, with amino-acid sequence MKLVFQHFRSILASWPLQAGSSGGNRCQSLAKANQPCQRSMVNAWIAGTACLLAFTLSPQRMRADEPNDASFQRFLDAAAFNVAEAARRDSLEPETVTAPAPLLEPSRDGMPLPADPSAEGSNLEIEGNPSVAAPWWEAMAFSGLLQSPEQVAFDLPTVLTDTLETSPRISAVSRRTSIAYEKIVQQDAVFDPTFLLEGGYGRINDPVGSTLTTGGPDRLIQNSVTASGGFRKLTRRGAVVDLSQELGTLDSNSLFFEPNPQGNSKISLSITQPLLATSGEVYNTRLVAQASIDSRIAWQEMRSEVENHLVETFQAFWRLYERRCHLVQQRSLIERGEQIARLVDARADLDSGPLQRIKVQRRLATDRDRLIEIEAELRRLQVRLRTLVGSPALATLNQSVELIPLANPDIPSENIDLHDAIVRGLEYRPDIQAATQELASAGLSINVTRNELKPQLDAVFDAYLSGLRGDNRFFQAFGDQFTEGPGLTAMLQYSLPYGRRAARSRVREARYRYQQRSEELRLSLLTARREIETALIQANANFQLRESKAITLAAAVREEQIATRRWEVLAGDGGPTALVLEDLLETQKRRTEAEQLLVTAQVASIVSLIELQKVMGTLLKTEGIEPTRPSNTSQIEVLQTGPVELDQLTPLTRIADFDLPRDDESLGGSLVSESGMIEWEDSTPIDDVTTSESME; translated from the coding sequence ATGAAGCTCGTCTTTCAGCATTTTCGAAGCATCCTCGCGAGCTGGCCGTTGCAGGCCGGGTCGTCGGGGGGCAATCGGTGCCAATCGTTGGCCAAGGCAAATCAGCCTTGCCAACGATCGATGGTGAATGCTTGGATCGCGGGAACTGCCTGTCTGCTCGCTTTCACGCTCTCTCCGCAACGGATGCGGGCGGATGAGCCAAATGACGCTTCGTTCCAGCGGTTTCTAGATGCGGCAGCTTTCAACGTGGCAGAGGCGGCGCGGCGGGATTCCTTGGAACCGGAAACGGTGACGGCTCCAGCCCCGCTTCTGGAACCTTCCCGAGACGGCATGCCGTTGCCGGCCGATCCATCCGCCGAAGGCAGCAACCTTGAGATTGAAGGCAATCCGAGTGTTGCCGCCCCATGGTGGGAAGCAATGGCCTTTTCAGGGCTGTTGCAATCGCCTGAGCAGGTTGCCTTTGACCTCCCCACGGTGTTGACGGACACGCTGGAAACCAGCCCTCGGATCTCGGCTGTTTCACGCCGGACTTCGATCGCCTATGAAAAGATTGTCCAGCAGGATGCGGTCTTTGACCCCACCTTTTTGCTGGAAGGTGGCTACGGCCGAATCAACGATCCAGTCGGCAGCACCTTGACGACGGGCGGACCCGATCGCCTGATTCAAAATTCGGTCACCGCCAGTGGTGGTTTTCGGAAGCTGACGCGTCGTGGTGCTGTGGTGGATTTGTCCCAAGAATTGGGGACGCTCGATAGCAACAGTCTGTTCTTCGAGCCCAACCCGCAAGGCAACTCGAAAATCAGCCTCAGCATCACGCAGCCGTTGCTGGCGACCAGCGGCGAGGTTTACAACACCCGGCTGGTCGCGCAGGCGTCCATCGACAGCCGAATCGCTTGGCAAGAAATGCGGTCCGAGGTGGAAAACCATCTGGTCGAAACGTTCCAAGCGTTTTGGCGTTTGTACGAACGACGTTGTCATCTGGTGCAACAACGAAGCTTGATTGAACGTGGGGAACAGATCGCCCGTTTGGTCGACGCTCGCGCGGACCTGGATTCTGGGCCGTTGCAACGGATCAAGGTCCAACGTCGATTGGCAACCGATCGCGATCGACTGATTGAAATCGAAGCTGAGTTGCGACGATTGCAGGTTCGTTTGAGAACATTGGTTGGCAGCCCCGCCTTGGCGACTCTCAATCAATCGGTTGAGCTGATCCCGCTCGCGAACCCAGACATTCCCAGCGAAAACATTGACTTGCATGACGCGATTGTTCGTGGATTGGAGTATCGACCTGATATCCAAGCCGCCACCCAGGAACTCGCCTCCGCGGGGTTGAGTATCAACGTGACTCGCAATGAGCTGAAGCCTCAGCTGGATGCCGTGTTCGATGCGTACCTGTCGGGACTCCGCGGCGACAACCGATTCTTCCAAGCTTTCGGTGACCAGTTCACGGAAGGCCCCGGTCTGACCGCGATGCTGCAATACAGTTTGCCATACGGGCGTCGTGCGGCTCGCAGTCGGGTTCGCGAAGCACGGTATCGCTACCAACAACGCAGCGAGGAATTGCGGCTGAGTCTGCTGACAGCGCGGCGCGAAATTGAAACCGCACTGATTCAAGCGAACGCGAATTTTCAATTGCGAGAAAGCAAAGCGATCACGCTGGCAGCGGCCGTCCGTGAAGAGCAAATCGCAACTCGACGTTGGGAAGTGTTGGCGGGAGACGGTGGCCCCACCGCCTTGGTGCTGGAGGATCTGCTCGAAACTCAGAAACGTCGCACGGAAGCGGAACAGCTCTTGGTGACGGCTCAAGTCGCTTCCATCGTTTCCCTGATTGAATTGCAAAAGGTAATGGGCACGTTGCTCAAGACGGAAGGCATCGAACCGACTCGCCCCAGCAACACCAGCCAAATTGAAGTGTTGCAAACCGGACCCGTTGAACTGGATCAGTTGACACCTTTGACTCGCATCGCGGACTTTGATTTGCCGCGAGACGATGAATCACTCGGAGGATCATTGGTCAGTGAATCGGGAATGATCGAATGGGAAGACTCAACGCCCATTGACGACGTGACCACATCGGAAAGCATGGAATAG